In the genome of Actinomycetota bacterium, the window CAGCTGGGAGTGGGTATCGGCTTCGCCATGGGAGCCAAGCTCGCCAACCCCGATCGCCCGGTGTACATCATCCACGGGGACGGTTCCTTCATGATCAACTGCCAGGACATCGAGACCGCGGTGCGCTACAAGCTCCCCATCATCGACATCATCGCCAACGACAGCGCCTGGGGCATGATCAAGGGGGCCCAGCACGCGGCCTTCGGGCAGCGCTACTGTGGGGTGGAGTTCGGGGAGATACGCCACGATCTCCTGGCCGAGGCCATGGGGGCCAGGGGAATAAGGGTGGAGGATCCCGGGGACATACGGCCGGCCCTGGAGGAGGCGGCCGCCTCCGACCGCCCGGTGGTCATCGACGCCGTGGTGGACAAGGAAGCCAACCTGGACGTGCCGGTGCTCTTCCAGATGATCGTCCAGCTCTGGCTGAAGGGCTGCCCCGAGCCCTACTGCGGGGCTTGAGCGGGCTCCTCTTCCATGACTTCCCAGTCCGGGGGCAGCAGCTCCCGGACTTTATCGCGTATCAGGCGGGTCAGCTCCGGCAGCACCTTGTGCGGCCTTCCCTCCAGGCGGGGCACCTGGAAGGGCTTGCCGATGTTGATGTGGTAATCTTTTCCTTTTTCCTCGGTGATACCGATGGGCAGGACGGGGACACCGGTCTTCCAGGCGAAGTAGGCGGCCCCGTGGGTGAAGGGATGGAGCTTGGTGTCGTCGTGGCGGGTGCCTTCAGGGAAGATCCCCACGCATTCGCCGCGGTCGAGATATTCCATGGTGCGGCGGATGGCCTCCGGCCCGGGCTTCTCCCGGTCCACGGGATAGGCGAAGAAGATGCGCACCATGAGGCATTCGAAGAGGCTGTTGCGGGGGTCGAAGGCCTCCTTCTTGGCCATGAAGCGCACCGGCCGCTTGAGGGCCAGGTTGATGGCCACCGGGTCCTTGCGGCTGTTATGGTTGGCCACCACCAGAAGAGGGCCCTTGCGGGGCACGTTTTCGTATCCCGTGCAGCGGTAGTGGTAGAAGAGCGCCACCACGCGGAAGATGGGCCAACCTATCCAGAAACGTATCAATCCGAACACCTCCTGCCATCGGGCGGGACGGGCTCCGTCCGGCGGGGCCCGGAATTCGCGCTCGGTCCACCGGATCGAGGGCCTTGCCCGGCGGGAAGACCTCACCGGCGATGAACCACCGACTCGTCTGCGCCTTTCTATAAAAGGTATCACAGCCGCGGTCGAGAAGAATATATTTAGGAGATGGAGAGGCGATGA includes:
- a CDS encoding lysophospholipid acyltransferase family protein; translation: MIRFWIGWPIFRVVALFYHYRCTGYENVPRKGPLLVVANHNSRKDPVAINLALKRPVRFMAKKEAFDPRNSLFECLMVRIFFAYPVDREKPGPEAIRRTMEYLDRGECVGIFPEGTRHDDTKLHPFTHGAAYFAWKTGVPVLPIGITEEKGKDYHINIGKPFQVPRLEGRPHKVLPELTRLIRDKVRELLPPDWEVMEEEPAQAPQ